A segment of the Acidimicrobiia bacterium genome:
AGACAGAAAGAGATCTGACGGTGAGCATGGCAATGGAAGAATCAACAGGGGATCGGCTCGGATCGCCGGCGCCGTTCACCAAGAGCGAAAGGAAGGCATGATGCGTGAAAGTGTGTGGTGGCGCCGGGCAAGCGCTCTGCTGGTGCTCGTTCTCGTGGCGAGTGCCTGCACGTCGGGGGATTCGACGGGCGACGACGAAACCGATGGCACGGTCACCGACACTGGGGGAGCCCAAGTCGTCCGGGTGCTCGCAGTTGCGGGCCCCGAGACCGACGCCCTGATCGCCGGAGCGGCGGAGTTCGAGGAGATGACCGGAATCACCGCCTCGATCGAGCAGGTGGCACGGCCGCTGTGGTCACAGCGGAAGGTCCGCGAGCTCATCGAGGATGCCGGGTTGTACGACGTCGTGATGATCGGCGGCGGTGACGACAACACCTGGGTTAAGGAGAAGGCCCACGTCAAGGACCTGGCGGAGTACCTGTCGGAGAGCGACATCGAGCAGATCGTCTCTGCCGACAAGTTCACGCGGGAGGACGGCACCCTGGTCGGTGTGCCCCAGTACTACAAC
Coding sequences within it:
- a CDS encoding extracellular solute-binding protein; its protein translation is MMRESVWWRRASALLVLVLVASACTSGDSTGDDETDGTVTDTGGAQVVRVLAVAGPETDALIAGAAEFEEMTGITASIEQVARPLWSQRKVRELIEDAGLYDVVMIGGGDDNTWVKEKAHVKDLAEYLSESDIEQIVSADKFTREDGTLVGVPQYYNFPMLFYRKDLLEDPAEQAAFQERYGRDLAVPTTYEEMYEVAEFFTRPPDLYGFFIGGVDWSIFLDHTYFVYGHGGNYGDLGSGELTLNSPEQEQAMQQLVAFTQFNPPGWETQSFFDGDQLVQDEKVAMYQNWFYIWKTFQQGFRR